In Stigmatopora nigra isolate UIUO_SnigA chromosome 2, RoL_Snig_1.1, whole genome shotgun sequence, a single window of DNA contains:
- the hprt1l gene encoding hypoxanthine phosphoribosyltransferase 1, like encodes MASYLQIDDDEKGYDLDLFCIPKHYEKDLEKVIIPHGLIMDRTERLARDIVRDMGGHHIVALCVLKGGYNFFADLLDYIKTLNQISDKSVPLTVDFIRVKSYCNDKSTNNVKVIGGDELSSLSGKHVLIVEDIVETGRTMQTLLSLLNENRPKMVKVVSLLVKRTPRSSGYRPDYIGFEVPDAFLVGYALDYNEYFRDLSHICILNDEGKEKYKV; translated from the exons atCGACGATGACGAGAAAGGCTAcgacttggatcttttttgcaTCCCCAAACATTACGAGAAGGATTTGGAAAAGGTGATCATCCCACATGGACTCATTATGGACCG GACCGAACGCTTGGCCCGCGACATCGTGCGGGACATGGGGGGCCACCATATCGTCGCCCTTTGCGTTCTGAAGGGCGGTTACAATTTCTTCGCAGACCTGCTAGACTACATTAAGACGCTGAACCAGATCAGTGATAAGtctgtgccattgacagtggaTTTTATCCGGGTGAAGAGTTATTGC AATGACAAATCAACCAATAACGTTAAAGTCATCGGAGGCGATGAGCTCTCCAGTCTCTCAGGCAAG CATGTTTTGATAGTTGAG gACATTGTGGAGACGGGACGTACCATGCAAACGCTGCTTTCCCTTCTCAATGAGAACAGGCCCAAGATGGTTAAAGTGGTCAG CCTTCTGGTTAAAAGGACCCCCAGGAGTTCAGGCTATCGACCAGATT ATATCGGTTTCGAAGTACCCGATGCTTTCCTGGTGGGCTACGCGTTGGACTACAACGAATACTTCCGAGACCTCAGC CACATTTGCATCTTGAATGACGAAGGCAAGGAAAAGTACAAAGTGTGA
- the nudt7 gene encoding peroxisomal coenzyme A diphosphatase NUDT7 — translation MDIKEETMAAFEPFDVRKRHEQPQVADLPQAAVLVSLFVKNGKLHTLLTKRSEQLRTSAGEVCFPGGKRDPGDKTVIQTALREAHEEIGLPPGDVHVICTLQPIISKHGLLVTPVVGFIPESFQARPNPDEVSAVFTAPLELFVGTSVALETPSWLSFDFVDPDTGAKYRIWGLTAMMALVVAAIALKTKDDGLNVEDLLFRLGRRLTGRSKL, via the exons ATGGACATCAAGGAGGAAACGATGGCTGCTTTCGAGCCATTCGACGTCAGAAAACGACATGAACAACCGCAAGTGGCCGATTTACCACAAGCTGCTGTTTTGGTCTCTCTTTTCGTGAAAAATGGCAAACTACATACACTGCTGACAAAGCGCTCGGAACAG CTCAGGACGAGTGCGGGCGAAGTGTGTTTTCCCGGCGGCAAGCGTGACCCTGGCGACAAAACCGTGATTCAAACCGCGTTGAGAGAGGCTCACGAGGAGATCGGTTTACCTCCGGGTGACGTTCATGTCATCTGCACACTACAGCCTATCATCTCCAag CATGGTCTTCTGGTAACTCCAGTGGTGGGCTTCATCCCAGAGTCTTTTCAGGCTCGTCCCAACCCAGATGAAGTCAGCGCCGTGTTCACCGCCCCGCTGGAATTGTTTGTCGGAACCTCCGTTGCGCTGGAGACGCCATCATGGCTGTCTTTTGACTTTGTGGACCCCGACACGGGAGCAAAGTATCGCATTTGGGGTCTGACAGCCATGATGGCCCTGGTGGTCGCTGCCATCGCTCTCAAGACGAAAGATGACGGTTTGAACGTGGAGGATTTGTTGTTCAGGCTAGGACGAAGATTGACAGGTCGGAGTAAATTGTAA